From Hydrogenobacter sp., one genomic window encodes:
- a CDS encoding ATP phosphoribosyltransferase regulatory subunit: MWENSLPSEERFFSFEDSEKLKLSFLKACDVFRDYKFVMLPTVERYESELFTHAYRPFLVGLCQDGTLLSLRTDWTVSLARFLSSIKYLELPVKVYYWGNVFSPSEDTERFQMGIEHLGVRDLHSDAQVIEKLCEYLIECSVNNFVVNIGHMGIINSMLEKYEQRDEIIKALFEKNFSGLKKYPELMELLYMQGDRKVVEEFLRKHAEFSKECEELLEISEYLKDIPLSFDMSEIRLQRYYTGIVFEIFHPKLGFPIAGGGRYDKLYAMFGKDIPAVGGAIYLDRLLEL, from the coding sequence ATGTGGGAAAATAGTTTACCCTCCGAAGAGAGATTCTTCTCCTTTGAAGACTCTGAAAAGTTGAAACTTTCTTTTTTAAAAGCCTGCGATGTCTTCAGGGATTATAAATTTGTCATGCTTCCTACGGTGGAAAGGTACGAAAGCGAACTTTTTACTCATGCTTACAGACCCTTTCTTGTAGGACTATGTCAAGATGGTACGCTTTTGAGTCTTAGAACAGACTGGACAGTGAGTCTTGCCAGATTCCTCTCAAGCATAAAATACCTTGAACTTCCTGTAAAGGTGTATTACTGGGGAAACGTTTTTTCACCTTCAGAAGATACTGAGAGGTTTCAGATGGGTATAGAACATCTCGGGGTGAGGGATCTTCACAGTGATGCACAGGTTATAGAAAAACTGTGCGAATATTTGATAGAGTGTTCAGTAAATAACTTTGTGGTGAATATCGGTCACATGGGCATAATAAACAGTATGCTTGAGAAGTATGAACAAAGGGATGAGATAATAAAAGCTCTCTTTGAAAAAAATTTTTCAGGTCTAAAAAAGTATCCTGAGCTGATGGAACTCCTTTATATGCAGGGGGATAGGAAGGTGGTTGAGGAATTTTTGAGAAAGCACGCTGAGTTTTCAAAAGAGTGCGAGGAACTTCTTGAAATATCCGAGTATCTGAAAGACATTCCCTTGAGCTTTGATATGTCCGAGATTAGACTTCAAAGGTATTACACAGGTATAGTCTTTGAGATCTTCCATCCAAAGCTGGGCTTCCCTATTGCAGGTGGTGGAAGATACGACAAACTTTACGCTATGTTTGGTAAGGATATACCTGCAGTTGGTGGTGCTATTTATCTGGATAGACTTCTTGAACTCTAA